From Anomalospiza imberbis isolate Cuckoo-Finch-1a 21T00152 chromosome 22, ASM3175350v1, whole genome shotgun sequence, a single genomic window includes:
- the GPD1 gene encoding glycerol-3-phosphate dehydrogenase [NAD(+)], cytoplasmic: MGGKKVCIVGSGNWGSAIAKIAGSNTARLSSFESQVNMWVLEEEVGGRRLTDIINTEHENVKYLPGHKLPPNVVAEPDLLKACAGADVLLFVVPHQFIGKVCDQLKGHVKKEAIGMSLIKGVDEGPGGLRLISDIIHEKLGIEMNVLMGANIASEVAEEKFCETTIGCKNMKHGQMLKDLMQTPNFRVSVVQEADTVEICGALKNVVAVGAGFCDGLGYGDNTKAAVIRLGLMEMIGFAKLFCKGPVTSSTFLESCGVADLITTCYGGRNRKVAEAFAMTGKSIEQLEKEMLNGQKLQGPQTSAELHRILKSKNAVEKFPLFTAVYRICYEGKPVTDFITCLQNHPEHM; this comes from the exons ATGGGTGGCAAGAAGGTTTGCATCGTGGGCTCTGGCAACTG GGGCTCGGCCATCGCCAAGATCGCCGGCAGCAACACAGCTCGGCTGAGCAGCTTCGAGAGCCAGGTGAACATGtgggtgctggaggaggaggtgggCGGCCGGCGCCTCACGGACATCATCAACACGGAGCACGAGAATGTCAAGTACCTGCCGGGGCACAAGCTGCCCCCCAACGTG GTGGCAGAGCCAGACCTGCTCAAAGCCTGTGCAGGGGCTGATGTTCTCCTGTTCGTGGTGCCCCACCAGTTCATCGGCAAAGTCTGTGACCAGCTCAAGGGCCATGTGAAGAAAGAGGCCATTGGGATGTCACTCATCAAG GGCGTGGATGAAGGACCAGGTGGGCTGAGGCTGATCTCAGACATCATCCATGAGAAACTGGGAATAGAAATGAACGTGCTCATGGGGGCCAATATTGCCAGTGAAGTGGCAGAAGAGAAGTTCTGTGAAACCACCATCG GCTGCAAGAACATGAAGCATGGACAGATGCTGAAGGACCTGATGCAGACCCCCAACTTCCGTGTGTCGGTGGTGCAGGAAGCTGACACTGTAGAGATCTGTGGGGCTCTCAAG AATGTGGTGGCTGTAGGAGCTGGTTTCTGTGATGGGCTTGGCTACGGTGACAACACAAAGGCTGCCGTGATCCGCCTGGGCCTGATGGAGATGATTGGCTTTGCCAAACTCTTCTGTAAGGGCCCTGTCACCTCCTCCACCTTCCTGGAGAGCTGCGGCGTTGCCGACCTCATCACCACCTGCTACGGGGGCCGCAACCGTAAGGTCGCCGAGGCTTTTGCCATGACTGGGAAG TCCATCgagcagctggagaaggagatGCTGAATGGGCAGAAGCTGCAGGGTCCCCAGACATCTGCTGAGCTGCATCGAATCCTCAAGAGCaagaatgcagtggagaa GTTCCCCCTCTTCACTGCTGTGTATCGGATCTGCTACGAGGGAAAACCTGTCACTGATTTCATCACGTGTCTCCAGAACCACCCTGAGCACATGTAA
- the COX14 gene encoding cytochrome c oxidase assembly protein COX14, which produces MVSKKQLADFGYKAFSGSMMLLTVYAGYLCSVRVQRMLQHRRQRENAPGPES; this is translated from the coding sequence ATGGTGTCCAAAAAGCAGCTGGCAGATTTTGGCTACAAGGCCTTCTCGGGCTCCATGATGCTGCTGACTGTGTACGCTGGGTACCTGTGCAGTGTCCGTGTCCAGAGGATGCTCCAGCACCGCCGCCAGCGGGAGAACGCACCTGGCCCAGAGAGCTGA